One window of the Herbiconiux sp. L3-i23 genome contains the following:
- the priA gene encoding bifunctional 1-(5-phosphoribosyl)-5-((5-phosphoribosylamino)methylideneamino)imidazole-4-carboxamide isomerase/phosphoribosylanthranilate isomerase PriA, whose product MSEFMKTPKLTLLPAVDIADGKAVRLVQGEAGSETSYGDPTDAAADWVRQGAEWIHLVDLDAAFGRGSNGAALKRVIRAARGVNVELSGGIRDDASLEQALESGAKRINLGTAALENPEWAANVIAQYGEAVAVGLDVRGTTLAARGWTKEGGDLWAVLDRLEDAGCARYVVTDVTKDGTLRGPNLELLQQVMDRTERPVIASGGVSTLDDIAALRELVPQGLEGAIVGKALYAGNFTLAEALDVAGR is encoded by the coding sequence ATGAGCGAGTTCATGAAGACCCCGAAGCTCACCCTGCTTCCCGCGGTCGACATCGCCGACGGCAAGGCCGTGCGACTCGTGCAGGGCGAGGCCGGCTCCGAGACGAGCTACGGCGACCCGACCGATGCGGCCGCCGACTGGGTGCGGCAGGGCGCGGAGTGGATCCACCTCGTCGACCTCGACGCCGCCTTCGGCCGCGGCAGCAACGGCGCCGCCCTCAAGCGCGTCATCCGTGCCGCACGGGGTGTGAACGTCGAGCTGTCGGGCGGCATCCGCGACGACGCCTCCCTCGAGCAGGCCCTCGAGTCCGGCGCGAAGCGCATCAATCTCGGCACCGCGGCGCTCGAGAACCCGGAATGGGCGGCGAACGTGATCGCGCAGTACGGCGAGGCGGTCGCGGTCGGGCTCGACGTGCGCGGCACCACCCTCGCGGCGCGCGGATGGACGAAGGAGGGCGGCGACCTCTGGGCGGTGCTCGACCGTCTCGAAGACGCCGGCTGCGCACGATACGTGGTCACCGACGTGACCAAGGACGGCACCTTGCGCGGTCCGAATCTCGAGCTGCTGCAGCAGGTCATGGACCGCACCGAGCGTCCCGTCATCGCATCGGGCGGCGTGTCCACCCTCGACGACATCGCGGCGCTGCGCGAACTCGTTCCCCAGGGGCTCGAAGGCGCCATCGTCGGTAAGGCGCTCTACG